Proteins from a genomic interval of Methanobacteriaceae archaeon:
- the hisE gene encoding phosphoribosyl-ATP diphosphatase: protein MANEDIIREIYQILENRRDNPIDSYTSKIMQDDKKAAEDKILEKIGEEATEVIIASKNNDNLVYESADLIFHTLLLLVYKGIELDELLDEFKRRRK, encoded by the coding sequence ATGGCTAATGAAGATATAATACGAGAAATATACCAGATTTTAGAAAATCGTAGAGATAATCCCATTGATTCCTACACCTCAAAAATAATGCAAGATGATAAAAAAGCTGCAGAAGATAAAATACTGGAAAAAATAGGGGAAGAAGCAACAGAAGTCATCATAGCATCTAAAAATAATGATAATTTAGTATATGAATCGGCCGATTTGATTTTTCACACATTATTATTGCTGGTTTATAAAGGAATAGAACTAGATGAACTTTTAGATGAATTTAAAAGAAGAAGGAAATAA